The following nucleotide sequence is from Streptomyces sp. NBC_00239.
CCCCGACCACCGAGGTGCTCCTGGAGGAGTCCATCCTCGGCTGGAAGGAGTACGAGCTGGAGCTGATGCGCGACAAGGCCGACAACGTCGTGGTCGTCTGCTCCATCGAGAACTTCGACCCGATGGGCGTCCACACCGGCGACTCGATCACCGTCGCGCCGGCGATGACGCTGACCGACCGCGAGTACCAGCGGCTGCGCGACATCGGCATCGCGATCATCCGCGAGGTCGGCGTCGACACCGGCGGCTGCAACATCCAGTTCGCGATCGACCCGGTCGACGGCCGCGTCATCGTGATCGAGATGAACCCGCGCGTCTCCCGCTCCTCCGCGCTCGCCTCGAAGGCCACCGGCTTCCCGATCGCCAAGATCGCCGCGAAGCTGGCCATCGGCTACACGCTGGACGAGGTCCCGAACGACATCACCGAGAAGACGCCGGCCTCCTTCGAGCCGACCCTCGACTACGTCGTCGTCAAGGCCCCGCGCTTCGCCTTCGAGAAGTTCCCGCTCGCCGACGCCACCCTCACCACCACCATGAAGTCGGTGGGCGAGGCCATGGCCATCGGCCGCAACTTCACCGAGGCCCTCCAGAAGGCCCTGCGCTCCCTGGAGAAGAAGGGCTCGCAGTTCACCTTCGTCGGCGACCCGACCGCCACCATGTCGAAGGAGGAGCTGCTCGCCACCGCGGTCCGCCCGACCGACGGCCGCATCAACACCGTCATGCAGGCCATCCGCGCCGGCGCCACCCAGGAAGAGGTCTTCGACGCCACGAAGATCGACCCCTGGTTCGTCGACCAGCTCTTCCTGATCAAGGAGATCGCGGACGACCTCGCGGCCGCCGAGAAGCTCCACCCCGAGCTGCTCGCCGAGGCCAAGCGGCACGGCTTCTCCGACTCCCAGATCGCCGAGATCCGCGGCCTGCGCGAGGACGTCGTCCGCGAGGTCCGGCACGCCCTCGGGGTCCGCCCGGTCTACAAGACGGTCGACACCTGCGCCGCCGAGTTCGCCGCGAAGACCCCGTACTTCTACTCCTCGTACGACGAGGAGACCGAGGTCGCCCCGCGCGAGAAGCCCGCGGTGATCATCCTGGGCTCCGGCCCGAACCGCATCGGCCAGGGCATCGAGTTCGACTACTCCTGCGTCCACGCCTCCTTCGCGCTCAGCGACGCGGGCTACGAGACCGTGATGGTCAACTGCAACCCGGAGACCGTCTCCACCGACTACGACACCTCCGACCGCCTGTACTTCGAGCCGCTCACGCTCGAGGACGTGCTGGAGATCGTGCACGCCGAGTCGCTCGCCGGCCCGATCGCCGGCGTCATCGTCCAGCTCGGCGGCCAGACCCCGCTGGGTCTCGCCCAGGCCCTCAAGGACAACGGCGTGCCGGTCGTCGGCACCCCGCCGGAGGCCATCCACGCCGCCGAGGACCGCGGCGCGTTCGGCCGGGTCCTCGCCGACGCCGGCCTGCCGGCCCCCAAGCACGGCACCGCCACCACGTTCGCGGGTGCGAAGGCCATCGCCGACGAGATCGGCTACCCGGTCCTCGTGCGCCCCTCGTACGTGCTCGGCGGCCGCGGCATGGAGATCGTCTACGACGAGTCCCGGCTGGAGTCGTACATCGCCGAGTCCACCGAGATCTCCCCGACCCGCCCGGTGCTGGTCGACCGCTTCCTCGACGACGCGATCGAGATCGACGTCGACGCCCTCTACGACGGCACCGAGCTCTACCTCGGCGGCGTCATGGAGCACATCGAGGAAGCCGGCATCCACTCCGGCGACTCGGCCTGCGCGCTGCCCCCGATCACCCTCGGCGGCTACGACATCAAGCGCCTGCGCGCCTCCACCGAGGCCATCGCCAAGGGCGTCGGCGTCCGCGGACTGATCAACATCCAGTTCGCGATGGCCGGCGACATCCTCTACGTGCTGGAGGCCAACCCGCGCGCCTCCCGCACCGTGCCCTTCACCTCGAAGGCCACCGCGGTCCCGCTCGCCAAGGCCGCCGCCCGCATCTCCCTCGGCGCCACCATCGCCGAACTGCGCGAGGAGGGCCTGCTGCCGAGGAACGGCGACGGCGGCACCCTGCCGCTCGACGCGCCGATCTCCGTCAAGGAGGCCGTGATGCCGTGGTCGCGCTTCCGCGACATCCACGGCCGCGGCGTCGACACCGTCCTCGGCCCGGAGATGCGCTCCACCGGCGAGGTCATGGGCATCGACTCGGTCTTCGGCACGGCGTACGCCAAGTCGCAGGCCGGCGCCTACGGCCCGCTGCCCACCAAGGGCCGCGTCTTCTTCTCGGTCGCCAACCGCGACAAGCGTTCGATGATCTTCCCGGCCCGCGAGCTGGTCGCCCACGGCTTCGAGCTGATGGCCACCTCCGGCACGGCCGAGGTCCTCAAGCGCAACGGCATCAACGCCACCGTCGTGCGCAAGCAGTCCGAGGGCGAGGGCCCCGACGGCGAGAAGACCATCGTCCAGCTGATCCACGACGGTCAGGTCGACCTGATCGTGAACACCCCGTACGGCACGGGTGGCCGCCTCGACGGCTACGAGATCCGTACGGCGGCCGTGGCGCGCAGCGTCCCGTGCCTGACCACGGTGCAGGCGCTCGCCGCCGCCGTGCAGGGCATCGACGCGCTCAACCGCGGCGACGTGGGCGTCCGCTCGCTCCAGGAGCACGCGGAGCACCTGACCGCCGCCCGCGACTAGCAGCCCGTCCGAAGCAGGGGGACACCGGTTGACCAACGGGTGTCCCCCTCTTCATGACCGCACAAGGGATATTTCGGACGATGTACAAGTTCTTCTTCAACCTGGTCTTCAAGCGGATGGACCCCGAGGAGGCCCACCACCTGGCCTTCCGCTGGATCCGCCTGGCCGCCGCCGTCCCGGTGCTGCGCACCTTCGTCGCCGCCTACCTCGCCCCCCGCCACAAGGAGCTGCGCACCGAGGCCCTGGGCCTGCGCTTCCACAGCCCCTTCGGCCTCGCCGCCGGCTTCGACAAGAACGCCGTCGCGATCGACGGCATGTCGATGCTCGGCTTCAACCACGTCGAGATCGGCACGGTCACCGGGCAGGCCCAGCCCGGCAACCCCAAGAAGCGGCTGTTCCGCCTCGTCCCGGACCGTGCGCTGATCAACCGCATGGGCTTCAACAACGAGGGCTCCGCCGCCGTCGCCGAGCGCCTCGCCGCCCGCCGCCCGGTCTTCAGGACCGTCGTCGGCGTCAACATCGGCAAGACCAAGGTGGTGCCGGAGGCGGAGGCCGCCGCCGACTACGTGGTCTCCACCGAGCGCCTCGCCGCCCACGCCGACTACCTCGTCGTCAACGTGTCCTCGCCGAACACCCCGGGCCTGCGCAACCTCCAGGCCACGGAGTCGCTGCGGCCGCTGCTGACCGCCGTGCGCGAGGCCGCCGACCGCACCGTCACCGACCGCCGCGTCCCGCTCCTGGTCAAGATCGCCCCCGACCTCGCGGACGAGGACGTGGACGCCGTCGCGGACCTCGCCCTGGAGCTGGGCCTGGACGGCATCATCGCCACCAACACCACCATCGCCCGCGAGGGCCTGGGCCTGAAGTCGGCGCCCGAGCTCGTCAAGGAGGCCGGCGGGCTCTCCGGCGCCCCGGTCAAGGACCGCTCCCTGGCCGTCCTGCGCCGCCTGTACGCCCGCGTGGGCGACCGCCTCACCCTCGTCGGCGTCGGCGGCATCGAGAACGCCGAGGACGCCTGGCAGCGCATCCTGGCCGGCGCCACGCTGGTCCAGGGCTACAGCGCCTTCATCTACGAGGGCCCCTGCTACGCCCGCTCTCTCCACAAGGGCCTGGCCGCGCGCCTGGCCGCCAGCCCGTACGCGACCCTCGCCGAAGCCGTGGGCGCCGAGACCCGAAAGGCCGCCAAGTGACCCTCGAACCGTTCGGCACCCGTCTGCGCTCCGCCATGGACGAGCGCGGCCCGCTGTGCGTGGGCATCGACCCGCACGCCGCCCTGCTGTCCTCCTGGGGCCTGAACGACGACATCGCGGGCCTGGAGCGGTTCTCCCGCACGGTGGTGGAGGCCCTCGCCGACCAGGTCGCCGTCTTCAAGCCGCAGGCCGCCTTCTTCGAGCGGTTCGGCTCCCGCGGCGTCGCCGTGCTGGAGCGGACCGTCGCCGACGCGCGCGCCGCCGGGACCCTCGTCCTCATGGACGCCAAGCGCGGCGACATCGGCTCCACCATGGCCGCGTACGCCGAGACCTTCCTGCGCAAGGACTCCCCGCTGTTCTCGGACGCCCTGACGGTCTCGCCCTACCTGGGCTACGGCTCGCTCAAGCCGGCCGTCGACCTGGCCCGGGAGTCGGGCGCGGGCCTGTTCGTGCTGGCCCTGACCTCCAACCCGGAGGGCGCCGAGGTCCAGCGGGCCGTGCGCGAGGACGGCCGGACCATCGGTGCGACCATGCTCGCCCACCTGGCCGAGGAGAACGCGGGCGCCGCCCCGATGGGCTCCTTCGGCGCGGTGGTCGGCGCCACCCTCGGAGACCTGTCCTCCTTCGACCTGGACATCAACGGGCCGCTGCTCGCCCCGGGCATCGGCGCCCAGGGCGCCACGGCCGCCGACCTCCCGGCCGTCTTCGGCGCGGCCGTGCGCAACGTGGTGCCGAACGTCTCCCGCGGCGTGCTCCGGCACGGCCCGGACGCCGCCGCCCTGCGCGCCTCGGCGGCCGCCTTCGCCGAAGAGATCCGCGAGGCCGTCGCCGACGCCTGAGGCACGTACTGCGGGCCGGCCCGGGTGTGACCTCGCTCACGGAACCCGGCCGCGCCCGCGCACGGCCGCGGCGACCTGCGCAATGGCCCCGGAAGCCACCCGATCGGCGGCTTCGCGCACCCGACGGGGTCCGCCGGTCGCACCACTTGGCGAATTACCCGGCCAAAACCGGGGTGTTTTGTCGGTGATGTACGGTTCGGTAGAGGCTGACCAGGACTTTTCGTTCGTTCTCGCTGACTGGAGCGGCCTTGGCCGCTAGTCTCCGACGCAGAGCCAACGAGCAGATCTCCTGCTGGGAGGCTCGCCCGGTGTGGTGCCCCAAAGTTCCGCCAGGTGCCGCGAAGGTCCACGCCGGTCCGTATCCGACAGTTCGACATCCGAGGTGACGTAGGCGTGGCTCTTCCGCCCCTTACCCCTGAACAGCGCGCAGCCGCGCTCGAAAAGGCCGCCGCGGCTCGCCGGGAGCGGGCCGAGGTGAAGAATCGACTCAAGCACTCCGGCGCCTCCCTGCACGAGGTCATCAAGCAGGGGCAGGAGAACGACGTCATCGGCAAGATGAAGGTCTCCGCGCTCCTGGAATCCCTGCCGGGCGTGGGCAAGGTCCGCGCCAAGCAGCTCATGGAACGTCTCGGCATCTCCGAGTCCCGCCGTGTGCGAGGTCTCGGTTCCAACCAGATCGCCTCCCTGGAGCGCGAGTTCGGCGGTGGCGGCGCCTGAAGCGCCGCCTGAAGTTCGTCCGGTGTTCTCGGGCAGTCCCGAGAACCGGGATAATCGCTTCATGGCAGCAGAGGTTCGTCCGCGGCTGACCGTGCTCTCCGGCCCCTCAGGGGTGGGCAAGAGCACGGTCGTCGCGCATATGCGCAAGGTTCACCCCGAGGTCTGGCTCTCGGTGTCGGCCACCACCCGCAAGCCGCGGCCCGGTGAGCGGCACGGAGTCCACTACTTCTTCGTCAACGACGACGAGTTCGACAAGCTGATCGCCAATGGCGAGCTGCTGGAGTGGGCCGAGTTCGCGGGCAACCGCTACGGCACTCCCCGGAGCGCCGTACTGGAACGCCTGGAAAACGGCGAGCCGGTGTTGCTGGAGATCGACTTGCAGGGCGCCCGGCTGGTCCGGAAGTCCATGCCGGAGGCCCAGCTGGTCTTCCTGGCCCCGCCGAGCTGGGACGAGTTGGTCCGCCGGCTCACCGGTCGCGGCACCGAGGCCCCCGAGGTCATCGAGCGCCGCCTGGCGGCCGCGAAGATCGAACTCGCGGCCGAATCCGAGTTCGACACCACCCTTGTCAACACCTCCGTCGAGGACGTAGCACGCGAGCTGCTAGCCTTGATGGAAGTTGTTTGATCTTTTACCCATCTTCGGAAGGTAGAGCGTGTCCTCTTCCATCACCGCGCCCGAGGGCATCATCAACCCGCCGATCGACGAGCTGCTCGAGGCCACGGACTCGAAGTACAGCCTCGTTATCTACGCGGCCAAGCGGGCGCGTCAGATCAACGCGTACTACTCGCAGCTCGGTGAGGGCCTGCTGGAGTACGTCGGTCCGCTGGTGGACACCCACGTCCACGAGAAGCCGCTTTCGATCGCGCTCCGCGAGATCAACGCGGGTCTGCTCACGTCCGAGGCCATCGAGGCCCCGCCCACGTAAGCAGGCACAGATTCCTTCGCGACAGGCCCGGCAGTGACACTGCCGGGCCTGTGGTGTGTCATGTCGTAGGTACGAGTCGAGTCCGGGAGATGCAGTGGGCAAGCCGAAGGTCGTGCTGGGTGTCAGCGGCGGGATCGCCGCCTACAAGGCCTGTGAGCTGCTGCGGCGGCTGACCGAGTCCGGACACCACGTCCGCGTGGTGCCCACCGCGTCGTCCCTGCACTTCGTCGGCGAGGCCACCTGGGCTGCGCTCTCCGGCAACCCGGCGTCCACCGAGGTCTGGGAGACCGTCCACGAGGTCCCGCACGTACGGATCGGCCAGGGCGCCGACCTCGTGGTGGTGGCGCCCGCGACCGCGGACATGCTCGCCAAGGCCGCCCACGGCCTCGCGGACGACCTCCTCACCAACACGCTGCTCACCGCGCGCTGCCCGGTGGTCTTCGCCCCCGCCATGCACACCGAGATGTGGGAGCACCCCGCCACCCGGGAGAACGTGGCCACCCTGCGCCGCCGCGGCGCGATCGTCATCGAGCCCGCCGTCGGCCGCCTCACCGGCGTCGACACCGGCAAGGGCCGGCTGCCCGACCCCGAGGAGATCTTCGAGATCTGCCGGCGGGTCCTCGCGCGCGGGCCGCAGCCGGAGCGCGACCTGGCCGGCCGGCACGTGGTGATCAGCGCCGGCGGCACCCGGGAGCCGCTCGACCCGGTCCGCTTCCTCGGCAACCGGTCCTCCGGCAAGCAGGGCTACGCGCTGGCCCGTACGGCCGTCGCGCGCGGGGCCAGGGTCACCCTGGTGTCGGCGAACGCCGCCCTGCCCGACCCGGCGGGCGCCGATGTCGTGCGCGTCGGGACCGCCGTACAGCTGCGCGAGGCGGTCCTCAAGGCCGCCGCGGACGCCGACGCCGTGGTGATGGCCGCGGCCGTCGCGGACTTCCGGCCCGCCGAATACGTCACAGGGAAGATCAAGAAGAAGGACGGCGAGGAGCCGGCCCCGGTCGCGCTCGTACGGAATCCGGACATCCTGGCCGAGGTCTCGGCCGACCGGGCCCGCCCCGGACAGGTCGTCGTCGGCTTCGCCGCCGAGACCGATCACGTGCTCGCCAACGGCTGGGCCAAGCTGCGCCGCAAGGGCTGCGACCTCCTGGTGGTCAACGAGGTCGGAGAATCCAAGACTTTCGGATCAGAGGAAAACGAAGCTGTGATCCTTGGTTCCGATGGCGCCGAGACCCCTGTTCCTTACGGCCCCAAGGAAGACCTCGCCGACACCGTCTGGGACCTCGTCGCCCCCCGACTTGCCTGAATCGAACAGGCAGTTGGCGGAGTCGCCGCAGTGGGGCCGCCGGGCGGCGCGCCCCGCACGGCGGCCCTTGTTCAGCGCGTTGCGGGTGGGCCAGAATGGAGTGCCGCAGGTCACAGCGCTCCCATCAGGCGAGACGCGTGGTCCGGTGCACGGCAGTGACCGATAAACTGAACGTGGGACCAGGCCGGGAGCAGCCTCCGGTACGGTGCCGTCAAATGATCAGCCAGCAGCCGCTGCAACCCCAGGGAGCGATGTGTCCCGCCGCCTGTTCACCTCGGAGTCCGTGACCGAGGGCCACCCCGACAAGATCGCTGACCAGATCAGCGACACGATCCTCGACGCACTGCTGCGCGAGGACCCGACCTCTCGCGTTGCCGTGGAGACCCTCATCACCACGGGTCTCGTGCACATCGCGGGCGAGGTGACGACCAAGGCCTACGCGCCGATCGCCTCCCTGGTCCGCGAGAAGATCCTCGAGATCGGCTACGACTCCTCCAAGAAGGGCTTCGACGGCGCCTCCTGCGGCGTCTCCGAGTCCATCGGCGCGCAGTCCCCGGACATCGCCCAGGGTGTCGACACCGCGTACGAGAAGCGGGTCGAGGGCGACGAGGACGAGCTCGACAAGCAGGGCGCCGGCGACCAGGGCCTCATGTTCGGCTACGCCTGCGACGAGACCCCCGAGCTGATGCCCCTGCCGATCCACCTGGCGCACCGGCTCTCCCGCCGTCTCGCCGAGGTCCGCAAGAACGGGACCATCCCGTACCTGCGTCCCGACGGCAAGACCCAGGTCACCATCGAGTACGACGGCGACAAGGCCGTCCGCCTCGACACCGTGGTCGTCTCCTCGCAGCACGCGTCCGACATCGACCTGGACTCGCTGCTCGCTCCCGACATCCGCGAGTTCGTCGTCGAGCACGTCCTCAAGCAGCTCGTCGAGGACGGCATCAAGCTGGACACCGACGGCTACCGCCTGCTCGTGAACCCGACCGGGCGCTTCGAGATCGGCGGCCCGATGGGCGACGCCGGCCTCACCGGCCGCAAGATCATCATCGACACGTACGGCGGCATGGCCCGCCACGGTGGCGGCGCGTTCTCCGGCAAGGACCCGTCCAAGGTCGACCGCTCCGCCGCGTACGCGATGCGCTGGGTCGCCAAGAACGTGGTCGCCGCCGGTCTCGCCTCGCGCTGCGAGGTCCAGGTCGCGTACGCCATCGGCAAGGCCGAGCCCGTCGGCCTGTTCGTCGAGACCTTCGGCACCGAGAAGATCGAGGTCGCCAAGATCGAGCACGCCATCGGCGAGGTCTTCGACCTCCGCCCGGCCGCGATCATCCGCGACCTCGACCTGCTGCGCCCGATCTACGCCCAGACCGCCGCCTACGGCCACTTCGGCCGCGAGCTGCCGGACTTCACCTGGGAGCGCAAGGACCGCGTCGACGCCCTGCGCGCCGCCGCCGGTCTGTAAGACGATCTGCCCCGTACGGCCCCGGACCCCTCAGGTCCGGGGCCGTACGGCGTTGTCGGCGCCGTTTGGTAAGAATGCGGGTGTGAGCAGCGCGAACGAGTCCGAACAAGGGTCCGGCGACGGCCGTCCGGGCGGTCCGCCCGAGCAGCTGGCGCTGATCCGCGAGACCGTCCGCCAGGCCAAGGCCGCGCCCAAGGCCAAACCGCGGACCTGGCGGGGCGCCGCGCTGGCCGAACACCTCCCCGTCGCCCGGATCCTCGTCAACAAGGGCGTGCTCCACCTCGACCAGCTGTGGGACTACGCCGTCCCCGCCGACCTCGACGAGGCGGCCCAGCCCGGCGTCCGCGTCCGCGTCCGCTTCGGCGCCGGCGCCCACCACGTCCGCGAGGGCCGCCGCGAGGGCGGCGGCCTGATCGACGGCTTCCTCGTGGAGCGCCGCGCCGACACGGACTACAACGGCCCGCTCGCCGCCCTCGCCCACGTCGTCTCGCCCGAGCCGGTCCTCAGCCCCCGGATGCTCGCGCTCACCCGGGCCGTCGCCGACCGGTACGCGGGCAGCCTCGCCGACGTGCTCCAGCTCGCGGTGCCGCCGCGCAACGCGAAAGCCGAGTCGAAGCCCTCGCCGGACCCGCTGCCGCCGCCGGCCGCACCCGAGCCCGGCGGCTGGCAGCGCTACCCCTCCGGACCCGCCTTCCTGCGCGCTCTGGCGGGCGGCGCGAACCCGCGCGCCGTGTGGACCGCGCTGCCCGGACCGGGCTGGGCCGACGAGCTCGCCCGGGCGATGGCCGCGACCCTGGCCGCCGGACGCGGCGCGCTCGCCGTACTGCCGGACGGCCGCTCCGTGGCCCGGCTCGACGCGGCCCTGACCGCGCTGCTGGACGCCGGCCGGCACGCCGTCCTGACCGCCGAGTCCGGCCCCGAGAAGCGCTACCGCCAGTGGCTCGCCGTGCACCGGGGCTCGGTGCGGGCCGTGATCGGCACCCGCGCGGCCATGTTCGCGCCCGTACGGGACCTCGGCCTGGTGGCCGTCTGGGACGACGGCGACTCCAGCCACGGCGACGACCACGCGCCCTTCCCGCACGTCCGGGAGGTCCTCGAACTGCGCGCCGCGCACGACGGATGCGCGTTCCTGCTGGGCTCCACGAGCTGCACCGTGGAGGCCGCCCAGCTGGTGGAGTCCGGCTGGGCGCGCCCGCTGGCCGCCGACCGCGCGCAGGTACGGTCGGCCGCCCCGCGGATCCGGACGGTCGGCGACGACGACCTCGGCCGGGACGCGGCCGCGCGCGCCGCCCGCCTCCCCAGCCTGGCCTGGGAGGCCGTACGGGAAGGCCTGAAGTCCGGGCCGGTGCTCGTCCAGGTGCCCCGGCGCGGGTACGTGCCGCGGCTGGCCTGCGAGCGCTGCCGGACCCCCGCCCGGTGCCGGCACTGCGCCGGACCGCTGGAAGCGCCCGACGAACGCGAGCTGCACTGCGGCTGGTGCGGCCGGCCCGAGCACTCGTGGCACTGCGAGACCTGCGGATCGGTACGGCTGCGGGCCCAGGTGGTGGGCGCCCGGCGCACCGCCGAGGAGCTCGGACGGGCCTTCCCCGCGGTGCCGGTGCGCACCTCGGGCCGTGACCACGTCCTCGACACGGTGCCGGACCGGCCCGCCCTGGTGGTGAGCACGCCCGGGGCCGAGCCGGTCGCCGAGGGCGCGGGCTACGCGGCCGCGCTGCTGCTCGACGGCTGGGCCATGCTGGGGCGCCCCGACCTGCGCGCCGCGGAGGAGGCGCTGCGCCGCTGGATCGGCGCGGCGTCGCTGGTACGCGGCCAGGACGCGGGCGGCACCGTGGTGATCGTCGCGGAGGCCACGCTGCGGCCGGTGCAGGCACTGGTCCGCTGGGACCCGGTCGGGCACGCGGTGCGGGAGCTGGCCGAGCGGGCGGAGCTGGGCTTCCCGCCGGTGTCCCGGATGGCTTCGGTGGCCGGGGCGGCCGAGCCGCTCGCCGAGTTCCTCGCGACGGTGCGGTTGCCCGGCGACGCGGAGGTGTTGGGGCCGGTGCCGGTGCCCGCGCGGCGGGGGGTGGCGGATGTGGGGGAGAGGGCGTTGATCCGGGTGCCGCCGGGGAGTGGGGCGGCGCTCGCCGCCTCGCTCAAGGCGGCGCAGGCGGCGCGGCTCGCGCGGGGTCCTGCGGAGCCGTTGCGGGTCCGGATCGACCCGCTCGACATCGGCTGAGCCGGCTGCCCGGCGGGGCGGGGTCGACCTCTGGGGCTCCGCCCCAGACCCCGCGCCCCAAACTCCCCCGGACTCCGTCCAGGGTGCCCCCAGGCGGGCCCGGGTTTTGGCCGGGGCCTGAGGGCAGGGGACAGGGGACTGCCCTGCAGGGAGGGGAAGGCCCTGCAGGGCAGTGATTTCGGGAGTCAGCCGGTGCGGGGGCCGGGGAAGGCTCCGGTGCGGGCGGCTGCTTCCTCGCGCAGCGACTGGCTGCCCGAGGTCGGCTGCGGCGGCATCGCCCGGGCGGCGGGCACGGTCGGCATGCTCAGGGTCCGCGTCGTGGTGCCCTCGGCCAGCGGTTCGGCCTCCGCCGTCGCCGTGCCCGCGGCCCCGGCGCGGCGCGCCCCGTACCGCCGGTGCACGGCCTGCTTGGTCACGCCGAGGGCGGACCCCACCGCGTCCCAGGAGAAGCCGAGCGAACGGTCGAAGTCCACGGCGGCGGTGACGAGCGTCTCGACACTGTCCCGCAGTTCCTGCGCGAGGCGGACGGTGGGCGCGGGGGCCCGGCCGTACACGACGAAGCCCGTGGAGGGGCCGGAGCGGCGTGGGCGGTACACGTTGCCGAGCTGGGCGGTGAGCGTACGCAGAGCATCCACCTGCCGGCGGACCCGCTCGATGTCCCGCACCAGTAGATGCAGGCTGGCCCGCGCTTGGGCGTCGTGGGTGGCGTGGTCGGCCATTTACAAGCCTCTCGAACCGGCGTCGAAACGGACGGGCCGCAGCGCAATGCGACCCGATTCGGTCAATCTCTCTTGACCAACGCTCGATGCGCCGATGTGGTCACGCCCTGGGGGCGTGTCGGCATATGCGAGAGGCGCGCGGATGTGCGTACGCCCCCCGGGTGAGAGACGCCCGGGCGGCCCCTAGACTGGGGGGCTGTCTGTCGCAGCCACCCGAGATAGCGAGGTAACACACCGGTGAAGCTCGTCTTCGCAGGCACCCCCGAGGTGGCTGTCCCCGCCCTGGACGCCCTGATCGCCTCCGGCCGTCACGAGGTCGCCGCGGTCGTCACCCGGCCCGACGCCCCCGCCGGCCGCGGCCGCCGCCTGGTCGCCAGCCCCGTGGCCGAGCGCGCCGAAGAGGCCGGCATCGAGGTCCTCAAGCCCGTCCGGCCGCGCGACCCGGAGTTCCTGGCCCGGCTGGCCGAGATCGCCCCCGACTGCTGCCCGGTGGTCGCCTACGGCGCGCTGATCCCGAAGGCCGCCCTCGACATCCCCGTGCACGGCTGGGTCAACCTGCACTTCTCGCTGCTGCCGGCCTGGCGCGGAGCCGCGCCCGTGCAGCACTCGATCATGGCGGGCGACGAGCTCACCGGAGCGTCCACCTTCCTCATCGAGGAGGGCCTGGACACCGGCCCGGTGTACGGGGTGCTGACCGAGCACGTCCGCCCGACCGACACCAGCGGCGACCTGCTGACCCGGCTGGCGTTCGCCGGCTCCGGACTGCTCGCCGCCACCATGGACGGCATCGAGGACGGCACCCTGCGCGCCGAGCCGCAGCCCGCCGACGGCGTCTCCCTCGCCCCGAAGATCACCGTCGAGGACGCCCTCGTGGACTGGCGGGCCCCGGCGCTGCGCGCCGACCGGGTGGTCCGCGGCTGCACCCCGGCCCCCGGCGCCTGGACCGTCTTCCGCGGCGAGCGCCTCAAGCTGATCCAGGTCGCCCTGGACCCGGCGCGCGGCGACCTGGCGCCCGGCGAGCTCGCCCCCGCCAAGAACAGCGTCCATGTCGGGACCGGCTCGCACGCCGTGGAACTGGTGTGGGTGCAGCCGCAGGGCAAGAAGCCGATGCGCGGCGCCGACTGGGCCCGCGGCGTGCGGATCGCCCCTGGTGAGCGGCTCGGCGCGGCCGACGTACGCTGAGAGGGCGCCACCTCCTCGTCACCCTCGCCCGATCGCCTCCACCTTTCCCATTCCTCAGCGGAGCACCTTTCACGTGACACAGCAGCCTCGTCGCCGTCCCGCCGCCCAGCAGGGCGGAAAGCCGTACCGCCGTCCCCAGAAGGACCCCGTACGGATCCTCGCCTTC
It contains:
- the coaBC gene encoding bifunctional phosphopantothenoylcysteine decarboxylase/phosphopantothenate--cysteine ligase CoaBC; translated protein: MGKPKVVLGVSGGIAAYKACELLRRLTESGHHVRVVPTASSLHFVGEATWAALSGNPASTEVWETVHEVPHVRIGQGADLVVVAPATADMLAKAAHGLADDLLTNTLLTARCPVVFAPAMHTEMWEHPATRENVATLRRRGAIVIEPAVGRLTGVDTGKGRLPDPEEIFEICRRVLARGPQPERDLAGRHVVISAGGTREPLDPVRFLGNRSSGKQGYALARTAVARGARVTLVSANAALPDPAGADVVRVGTAVQLREAVLKAAADADAVVMAAAVADFRPAEYVTGKIKKKDGEEPAPVALVRNPDILAEVSADRARPGQVVVGFAAETDHVLANGWAKLRRKGCDLLVVNEVGESKTFGSEENEAVILGSDGAETPVPYGPKEDLADTVWDLVAPRLA
- the metK gene encoding methionine adenosyltransferase, translating into MSRRLFTSESVTEGHPDKIADQISDTILDALLREDPTSRVAVETLITTGLVHIAGEVTTKAYAPIASLVREKILEIGYDSSKKGFDGASCGVSESIGAQSPDIAQGVDTAYEKRVEGDEDELDKQGAGDQGLMFGYACDETPELMPLPIHLAHRLSRRLAEVRKNGTIPYLRPDGKTQVTIEYDGDKAVRLDTVVVSSQHASDIDLDSLLAPDIREFVVEHVLKQLVEDGIKLDTDGYRLLVNPTGRFEIGGPMGDAGLTGRKIIIDTYGGMARHGGGAFSGKDPSKVDRSAAYAMRWVAKNVVAAGLASRCEVQVAYAIGKAEPVGLFVETFGTEKIEVAKIEHAIGEVFDLRPAAIIRDLDLLRPIYAQTAAYGHFGRELPDFTWERKDRVDALRAAAGL
- a CDS encoding primosomal protein N', producing MSSANESEQGSGDGRPGGPPEQLALIRETVRQAKAAPKAKPRTWRGAALAEHLPVARILVNKGVLHLDQLWDYAVPADLDEAAQPGVRVRVRFGAGAHHVREGRREGGGLIDGFLVERRADTDYNGPLAALAHVVSPEPVLSPRMLALTRAVADRYAGSLADVLQLAVPPRNAKAESKPSPDPLPPPAAPEPGGWQRYPSGPAFLRALAGGANPRAVWTALPGPGWADELARAMAATLAAGRGALAVLPDGRSVARLDAALTALLDAGRHAVLTAESGPEKRYRQWLAVHRGSVRAVIGTRAAMFAPVRDLGLVAVWDDGDSSHGDDHAPFPHVREVLELRAAHDGCAFLLGSTSCTVEAAQLVESGWARPLAADRAQVRSAAPRIRTVGDDDLGRDAAARAARLPSLAWEAVREGLKSGPVLVQVPRRGYVPRLACERCRTPARCRHCAGPLEAPDERELHCGWCGRPEHSWHCETCGSVRLRAQVVGARRTAEELGRAFPAVPVRTSGRDHVLDTVPDRPALVVSTPGAEPVAEGAGYAAALLLDGWAMLGRPDLRAAEEALRRWIGAASLVRGQDAGGTVVIVAEATLRPVQALVRWDPVGHAVRELAERAELGFPPVSRMASVAGAAEPLAEFLATVRLPGDAEVLGPVPVPARRGVADVGERALIRVPPGSGAALAASLKAAQAARLARGPAEPLRVRIDPLDIG
- the fmt gene encoding methionyl-tRNA formyltransferase yields the protein MKLVFAGTPEVAVPALDALIASGRHEVAAVVTRPDAPAGRGRRLVASPVAERAEEAGIEVLKPVRPRDPEFLARLAEIAPDCCPVVAYGALIPKAALDIPVHGWVNLHFSLLPAWRGAAPVQHSIMAGDELTGASTFLIEEGLDTGPVYGVLTEHVRPTDTSGDLLTRLAFAGSGLLAATMDGIEDGTLRAEPQPADGVSLAPKITVEDALVDWRAPALRADRVVRGCTPAPGAWTVFRGERLKLIQVALDPARGDLAPGELAPAKNSVHVGTGSHAVELVWVQPQGKKPMRGADWARGVRIAPGERLGAADVR